In a single window of the Paenibacillus sp. MMS20-IR301 genome:
- a CDS encoding NUDIX hydrolase: MEPKWLTWAKEIQGIAQTGLTYAKDVYDIERYQALRELSVDILANYTYESKERIRLSFAEEGGYSTPKVDVRGVVFQDDKILLVHEKLDGKWALPGGWADIGLSPSEVVVKEIAEESGYQAEAVRLLAVLDKKFHQHPPEPYHVYKIFILCRITGGAAAAGVETSGVAFFGEHELPALSEERNTAAQLHTLFQYLHDPEKPVILD, translated from the coding sequence CGAAGGAGATCCAGGGTATTGCCCAGACAGGACTGACCTATGCCAAGGATGTGTATGATATCGAGCGTTATCAGGCGTTGCGGGAGCTTAGTGTGGACATTCTGGCTAATTATACCTATGAGAGCAAGGAGCGCATCCGGCTCTCCTTCGCGGAAGAAGGCGGCTACAGCACACCTAAAGTGGATGTCCGGGGCGTGGTTTTTCAGGATGATAAAATTCTGCTCGTACACGAAAAGCTGGACGGCAAATGGGCGCTTCCCGGCGGCTGGGCCGATATCGGCCTGTCCCCGAGTGAGGTAGTGGTCAAAGAGATTGCCGAGGAGTCCGGTTACCAGGCAGAAGCCGTAAGGCTGCTCGCTGTGCTGGACAAGAAGTTCCATCAGCATCCCCCGGAGCCCTACCATGTTTACAAGATATTCATTCTTTGCCGGATTACCGGCGGTGCGGCTGCGGCAGGTGTAGAGACGAGCGGAGTAGCCTTTTTTGGTGAACATGAGCTGCCGGCGCTGTCTGAAGAACGGAATACGGCGGCACAGCTGCATACGCTGTTCCAGTATCTGCATGATCCTGAAAAACCGGTCATATTGGACTAA